The nucleotide window GCGCAGGCAATCCACGCCATACTCGGCCACTTTCAGTGCAATGCGGTAGTCAAAGTGGATATCTGCAACCAGCGGGACGTTCACCTGCTGCTTGATCAGTTTGAACGCCTCAGCGGCATCCATTGTCGGCACAGAGACGCGGACAATATCCGCACCTACACGCTCTAATGCTTTGATTTGGTTGACCGTTGCTTCCACATCCGTGGTGCGCGTGTTGGTCATTGACTGAACGGCGATAGGTGCCCCATCGCCGATTGGCACATTCCCAACGTAAATCCGTTTCGATTTTCTACGTTGAATCGGAGCCTGGTTATGCATGAAAAATCTCCCGCGTTGCCCGTCTGTTACTGTGCTGCTGATTGTTCGGCATTAACGGTAAGACGCGCAACCTGGTTAGTTCTGATAAAGCGGCTCAGATCGACAGGTTTGCCCTGGTACTGGATCTGTACCGCTGAAGGAGCGCCAATCTTGAGCTTATACGGAGCCTGACCCGTCAGGTTTAACGTGCCATCTTTACGCTGTAAGCCGCTGAAAAGTTTTTTACCGGTTGCATCAGTCACTTCCAGCCAACAGTCGGCGCTGAAGTTCATCACCAGCGCGTTTGGATCGGCTGCAGGAGTCATCGTGCCAGCCTGGCCAGTAGGCAGTGACGCTGCGGTGTTATTCGCTGGCGCAGTAGCGGCAGGAGCCGCATCCACATTAGCCTGAGAAGGGGCAACAACTGCGTTTTGATCCTGAGCCTGAGGTGCTGGCGTGTCCGCCGTTGCCGCTGGCGTCTGCGCAGCGTCGGTTGCAGGAGCATCCGTTGCCGCCGTTTGCGGTTCGCTGGAGCTTGCCGCGCCGTCAGTGCTGAGCGGTACACTTTGCGCATTACCATTGCCGGCCTGGTTAAGCTCAGCGGAGGACTGATCGGCCATTGTGGTGATCTCTTCCTGCTGCGCTTTGTGGTTTTGCCACCACCATGCCCCCGTCAGACCGATAACCACAAACAGCACCAGCCAGGTAAAGCTCATCAGCCAACCATCACGTTTTTTACGACGTTTCCCCAGAGAGAAGGTCTGCATCGGCGCAACTTTTGCTGCACGTACAGGTGCCTGCTTCTCCATCATTGGCAGTAATTCGTTTTCGGGGATATGCACCAGTTTTGCGTAAGAGCGGATATAACCACGCAAGAATGTTGAAGCCAGATCGGCAGGTGCCTTATCTTCTTCAATATCGCGAACCGTGGAAACCTTCAGACACAAGCGTTCTGCAACGGCTTGTTGGCTGAGTCCGAGTTGTTCACGGGCGTTGCGAAGACGAACGCCAGTGGAGAGTGCTTCATGTTGGTCGTGAGTGGCTTCAGTATTCATTCGCTACAACTACTGGTACGTGAAAAATAAGGGTCCAGGTGCCGGTGAGTCACAATGCCACCCGCACCGCGAAACTTCTGGTCAGTTAACCTTGAACAGACAGTATAAGACTGTCAGCCCGTAGATGACAGTGCAGCCCTGCCCACGAAGCTAAACTGTTGTTACGACGTTACATACTGCCCGAAAGTCGTATGAAACGCACCGTAATTATTATTCAGTCATCATTAATATGACTGAATATTCAGTAAGCTTATGCGTCACGGCGCAGAAAATGCGCCGTGAGTGCATAATAATCAAACAGATTTGACCGCAATCGTCTCGCCCTGCATGCGTTTACGCAGAGTACGTTTGGTACGGTCAATCACCTCGCCTGCCAGCTGGCCGCATGCCGCATCAATATCATCGCCACGGGTTTTACGCACGATAGTCGTAAAACCATACTCCATCAGCACTTTGGAGAAGCGGTCGATACGACTGTTCGAGCTACGGCCATACGGCGCGCCCGGGAACGGGTTCCACGGAATCAGGTTGATTTTGCATGGCGTATCTTTCAGCAACTCAGCCAACTGATGCGCATGCTCAGTACCGTCGTTCACGTGATCCAGCATCACATATTCGATAGTCACACGACCCTGGTTCGCATTGGATTTCTCCAGGTAACGACGCACAGCCGCGAGGAAGGTTTCGATATTGTACTTTTTGTTGATCGGTACAATTTCATCACGGATTTCGTCGTTCGGTGCATGCAGGGAGATTGCCAGCGCCACGTCAATCATGTCGCCCAGTTTATCCAGCGCAGGCACAACGCCTGAGGTAGACAGCGTCACGCGACGTTTGGAC belongs to Enterobacter cloacae and includes:
- the rodZ gene encoding cytoskeleton protein RodZ — protein: MNTEATHDQHEALSTGVRLRNAREQLGLSQQAVAERLCLKVSTVRDIEEDKAPADLASTFLRGYIRSYAKLVHIPENELLPMMEKQAPVRAAKVAPMQTFSLGKRRKKRDGWLMSFTWLVLFVVIGLTGAWWWQNHKAQQEEITTMADQSSAELNQAGNGNAQSVPLSTDGAASSSEPQTAATDAPATDAAQTPAATADTPAPQAQDQNAVVAPSQANVDAAPAATAPANNTAASLPTGQAGTMTPAADPNALVMNFSADCWLEVTDATGKKLFSGLQRKDGTLNLTGQAPYKLKIGAPSAVQIQYQGKPVDLSRFIRTNQVARLTVNAEQSAAQ